The following proteins come from a genomic window of Mustela nigripes isolate SB6536 unplaced genomic scaffold, MUSNIG.SB6536 HiC_scaffold_76, whole genome shotgun sequence:
- the LOC132008225 gene encoding MAP kinase-activating death domain protein isoform X6, whose amino-acid sequence MVQKKKLCPRLLDYLVIVGARHPSSDSVAQTPELLRRYPLEDHSEFPLPPDVVFFCQPEGCLSVRQRRMSLRDDTSFVFTLTDKDTGVTRYGICVNFYRSFQKRMPKEKGEGGAGSRGKEGPRATCASEEVGTETSETGLSLQPPSADPAPDVNQSPRVKPRAKAGSRSRNSTLTSLCVLSHYPFFSTFRECLYTLKRLVDCCSERLLGKKLGIPRGIQRDTMWRIFTGSLLVEEKSSALLHDLREIEAWIYRLLRSPVPVSGQKRVDIEVLPQELQQALTFALPDPSRFTLVDFPLHLPLELLGVDACLQVLTCILLEHKVVLQSRDYNALSMSVMAFVAMIYPLEYMFPVIPLLPTCMASAEQLLLAPTPYIIGVPASFFLYKLDFKMPDDVWLVDLDSNRVIAPTNAEVLPTLPEPESLELKKHLKQALASMSLNTQPILNLEKFHEGQEIPLLLGRPSNDLQSTPSTEFNPLIYGNDVDSVDVATRVAMVRFFNSPNVLQGFQMHTRTLRLFPRPVVAFQAGSFLASRPRQTPFAEKLARTQAVEYFGEWILNPTNYAFQRIHNNMFDPALIGDKPKWYAHQLQPIHYRVYDSNSQLAEALSVPPERDSDSEPTDDSGSDSMDYDDSSSSYSSLGDFVSEMMKCDINGDTPNVDPLTHAALGDASEVKIDELQNQKESEEVGPESKNSQENPPLRSSSSITASSSPSTVIHGANAEPADSTEVDDKAAVGVSKPLSAVPSSMGKSNTDRHQTEIGEGSVRRRTYDNPYFEPQYGLPPEEDDDEQGESYTPRFSQHVNGNRAQKLLRPNSLKLASDSEAESDSRASSPTSTISNNSTEGFGGIMSFASSLYRNHSTSFSLSNLTLPTKGAREKTTPFPSLKGNRRALVDQKSSVIKHSPTVKREPPSPQGRSSNSSENQQFLKEVVHSVLDGQGVGWLNMKKVRRLLESEQLRVFVLSKLNRSVQSEDDARQDAIPDVEVSRKVYKGMLDLLKCTVLSLEQSYAHAGLGGMASIFGLLEIAQTHYYSKEPDKRKKSPTESVNTPVGKDPGLSGRGDPKAMAQLRVPQLGPRAPSAAGKGPRELDTRSLKEENFVASVELWNKHQEVKKQKALEKQRPEVIKSVFETEEKKSQISADSGVSLTSGSQRTDPDSVIGVSPAVMIRSSSQDSEVSTVVSNSSGETLGADSDLSSNAGDGPGGEGSAHLASSRGTLSDSEIETNSATSTIFGKAHSLKPSVKEKLVGSPVRSSEDVSQRVYLYEGLLGRDKGSMWDQLEDAAMETFSISKERSTLWDQMQFWEDAFLDAVMLEREGMGMDQGPQEMIDRYLSLGEHDRKRLEDDEDRLLATLLHNLISYMLLMKVNKNDIRKKVRRLMGKSHIGLVYSQQINEVLDQLANLNGRDLAIRSSGSRHMKKQTFVVHAGTDTNGDIFFMEVCDDCVVLRSNIGTVYERWWYEKLINMTYCPKTKVLCLWRRNGSETQLNKFYTKKCRELYYCVKDSMERAAARQQSIKPGPELGGEFPVQDMKTGEGGLLQVTLEGINLKFMHSQVFIELNHIKKCNTVRGVFVLEEFVPEIKEVVSHKYKTPMAHEICYSVLCLFSYVAAVRSREEDLRTPPRPVSS is encoded by the exons ATGGTGCAAAAGAAGAAGCTCTGTCCTCGGTTACTTGATTATCTAGTGATCGTAGGGGCCAG GCACCCGAGCAGTGATAGTGTGGCCCAGACTCCTGAATTACTACGGCGGTACCCCTTGGAGGACCACTCCGAGTTTCCCCTGCCCCCAGATGTAGTGTTCTTCTGCCAGCCTGAGGGCTGTCTGAGTGTGCGTCAGCGGCGCATGAGTCTGCGGGATGACACTTCTTTCGTCTTCACCCTCACTGACAAGGACACTGGAGTCACTCGTTATGGCATCTGTGTTAACTTCTACCGCTCCTTCCAGAAGCGTATGCctaaagaaaagggggaaggTGGGGCAGGGTCACGTGGGAAGGAAGGACCCCGTGCCACTTGTGCATCAGAAGAGGTTGGCACTGAGACCTCAGAGACCGGCCTGTCCTTGCAACCCCCCAGTGCTGACCCCGCCCCCGATGTGAATCAGTCTCCTCGGGTCAAACCCCGGGCCAAGGCAGGGAGCCGTTCACGCAATAGTACTCTGACATCCCTGTGTGTGCTCAGCCACTATCCCTTCTTCTCCACCTTCCGAGAATGTCTGTACACCCTCAAACGTCTTGTGGACTGCTGCAGCGAGCGGCTGCTGGGCAAGAAACTGGGCATCCCTCGAGGCATACAAAG GGACACTATGTGGCGCATCTTTACTGGATCATTGCTAGTGGAGGAGAAGTCAAGTGCCCTTCTTCATGACCTTCGAGAGATTGAGGCCTGGATCTATCGATTGCTTCGTTCCCCAGTGCCCGTCTCTGGGCAGAAGCGAGTAGACATTGAGGTCCTACCCCAGGAGCTCCAACAAGCTCTGACCTTTGCTCTTCCAGACCCTTCTCGATTCACCCTGGTGGATTTCCCACTGCACCTTCCCTTGGAACTTCTGGGTGTGGATGCCTGTCTTCAGGTGCTAACCTGCATCCTCTTAGAGCACAAG GTGGTGCTACAGTCCCGAGACTACAATGCCCTCTCCATGTCTGTGATGGCATTTGTGGCGATGATCTACCCACTGGAGTATATGTTTCCTGTAATCCCACTGCTGCCCACCTGCATGGCATCGGCAGAACAG CTGCTGTTGGCTCCAACTCCATACATCATCGGGGTCCCTGCCAGCTTCTTCCTCTACAAGCTGGACTTCAAAATGCCTGATGACGTATGGCTGGTGGATCTGGACAGCAATAGG GTGATTGCCCCCACCAATGCAGAGGTGCTCCCAACCCTGCCAGAGCCAGAATCATTAGAGCTGAAGAAGCATCTGAAGCAG GCCCTTGCCAGCATGAGTCTCAACACCCAGCCCATCCTCAATCTGGAAAAATTCCACGAAGGCCAAGAGATCCCCCTTCTCTTGGGAAGGCCTTCTAACGACCTGCAGTCCACACCTTCCACTGAATTCAACCCACTCATCTATGGCAATGATGTGGATTCTGTGGATGTTGCAACGAG AGTGGCCATGGTCCGTTTCTTCAACTCCCCCAACGTGCTGCAGGGCTTCCAGATGCACACACGTACCCTGCGTCTCTTCCCTCGGCCCGTGGTAGCTTTTCAAGCTGGCTCCTTTCTAGCCTCACGTCCCCGGCAGACTCCTTTTGCAGAGAAGCTGGCCAGAACTCAGGCCGTGGAGTACTTCGGAGAATGGATCCTGAACCCCACCAACTACGCCTTCCAGCGAATCCACAACA ACATGTTTGATCCAGCCCTGATTGGTGACAAGCCGAAGTGGTATGCCCATCAGCTACAGCCCATCCATTATCGAGTCTATGATAGCAACTCCCAGCTGGCCGAGGCACTGAGCGTGCCCCCAGAGCGCGactctgactctgagcccactGATGACAG TGGCAGCGATAGTATGGATTATGATGACTCAAGCTCTTCTTACTCCTCCCTTGGTGACTTTGTCAGTGAAATGATGAAGTGTGACATCAATGGTGATACTCCCA ATGTGGATCCGTTGACGCATGCAGCGCTGGGGGATGCCAGCGAGGTGAAGATCGATGAGCTGCAGAACCAGAAGGAATCTGAGGAAGTGGGCCCGGAAAGCAAGAACTCTCAGGAAAACCCGCCGCTGCGCTCCAGCTCCAGCATCACCGCCAGCAGTAGCCCCAGCACCGTCATCCATGGAGCTAATGCT GAACCTGCCGATTCAACGGAGGTGGACGATAAGGCAGCAGTAGGCGTCTCCAAGCCCCTCTCTGCCGTGCCTTCCAGCATGGGCAAATCGAACACGGACAGGCACCAGACAGAAATCGGAGAGGGGTCAGTGCGCCGGCGAACCTATGACAATCCATACTTCGAGCCCCAGTATGGCCTTCCCCCTGAGGAAGATGATGATGAGCAGGGGGAAAGTTACACTCCCCGATTCAGCCAACATGTCAATGGCAATCG GGCTCAAAAGCTGCTGCGGCCCAACAGCTTGAAACTGGCAAGCGACTCTGAGGCAGAGTCCGACTCTCGCGCAAGTTCACCCACCTCCACCATCTCCAACAACAGCACCGAGGGCTTCGGGGGCATCATGTCTTTTGCCA GCAGCCTATATCGAAACCACAGTACGAGCTTCAGTCTTTCAAACCTCACACTGCCCACCAAAGGTGCGCGAGAGAAGACCACACCCTTCCCCAGTCTGAAAG GAAACAGGAGGGCCTTAGTGGACCAGAAGTCATCTGTTATTAAACACAGCCCAACAGTGAAAAGAGAGCCTCCATCACCTCAGGGTCGATCCAGCAATTCTAG TGAGAACCAGCAGTTCCTGAAGGAGGTGGTCCACAGCGTGCTGGATGGCCAGGGCGTTGGCTGGCTCAACATGAAAAAGGTGCGTCGGCTACTGGAGAGCGAGCAGCTGCGAGTCTTTGTCCTGAGCAAGCTGAATCGCTCAGTGCAGTCAGAGGACGATGCCCGGCAGGACGCCATCCCCGACGTG GAGGTCAGTCGGAAGGTATACAAGGGGATGCTAGACCTGCTCAAGTGCACGGTGCTCAGCCTGGAGCAGTCCTACGCCCACGCGGGTCTGGGGGGTATGGCCAGCATCTTTGGGCTTCTGGAGATTGCCCAGACCCACTACTATAGCAAAG AACCAGACAAGCGGAAGAAAAGTCCAACAGAGAGTGTAAATACCCCAGTCGGCAAGGATCCTGGCCTGTCCGGGCGGGGGGACCCAAAGGCCATGGCACAGCTGAGAGTTCCCCAGCTGGGACCTCGGGCACCAAGTGCTGCAGGAAAGGGTCCCAGAGAACTAGACACCAGaagtttaaaggaagaaaattttgtaGCATCTGTTG AATTGTGGAACAAGCACCAGGAAGTGAAAAAGCAAAAAGCTTTGGAAAAACAGA GGCCCGAAGTCATCAAATCCGTCTTtgagacagaggagaaaaagtCCCAGATCAGTGCGGACAGTGGCGTGAGCCTGACATCTGGTTCCCAG AGGACTGATCCAGACTCTGTCATTGGTGTGAGTCCAGCCGTTATGATCCGAAGCTCAAGTCAGGACTCTGAAGTTAGCACCGTG gtGAGTAATAGCTCTGGAGAGACCCTTGGAGCAGACAGTGACCTGAGCAGCAACGCGGGTGATGGTCCAGGCGGTGAGGGCAGCGCCCACTTGGCCAGCTCTCGGGGCACCTTGTCTGATAGTGAAATTGAGACCAACTCTGCTACCAGCACCATCTTT GGGAAAGCCCACAGCTTGAAGCCAAGTGTCAAGGAGAAGCTGGTGGGCAGCCCAGTTCGCTCGTCTGAGGATGTAAGCCAGCGAGTCTATCTCTACGAGGGACTCCTAG GAAGGGACAAAGGATCGATGTGGGACCAGTTAGAGGATGCGGCTATGGAGACCTTTTCTATAA GCAAAGAACGTTCTACTTTATGGGACCAAATGCAGTTCTGGGAAGACGCGTTCTTAGATGCTGTGATgttggagagagaaggaatgggtATGGACCAGGGTCCCCAGGAAATGATCGACAG GTACCTGTCCCTGGGAGAGCATGACCGGAAGCGCCTGGAGGATGATGAAGATCGTTTGTTGGCCACGCTTTTGCACAACCTCATCTCTTACATGCTACTGATGAAG GTAAATAAGAATGACATCCGAAAGAAGGTGAGGCGCCTAATGGGCAAGTCGCATATTGGGCTTGTGTACAGCCAGCAAATCAACGAAGTGCTTGATCAGCTGGCGAACCTG AATGGACGTGATCTCGCTATCCGGTCCAGTGGCAGCCGGCACATGAAGAAGCAAACATTTGTGGTACATGCAGGGACAGACACAAATGGAGATATCTTCTTCATGGAG GTGTGTGATGACTGCGTGGTCCTGCGGAGTAACATCGGGACGGTGTACGAACGCTGGTGGTACGAGAAGCTCATCAACATGACCTACTGCCCCAAGACCAAGGTGCTGTGCCTGTGGCGCAGAAATGGCTCTGAGACTCAGCTCAACAAGTTCTATACCAAGAAG TGTCGGGAACTGTACTACTGCGTGAAGGACAGCATGGAGAGAGCCGCGGCCCGACAGCAGAGCATCAAACCCG GCCCTGAACTGGGTGGCGAGTTCCCTGTGCAGGACATGAAGACTGGTGAGGGCGGCTTGCTGCAGGTCACCCTAGAAGGGATCAATCTCAAGTTCATGCACAGCCAG
- the LOC132008225 gene encoding MAP kinase-activating death domain protein isoform X26 produces the protein MVQKKKLCPRLLDYLVIVGARHPSSDSVAQTPELLRRYPLEDHSEFPLPPDVVFFCQPEGCLSVRQRRMSLRDDTSFVFTLTDKDTGVTRYGICVNFYRSFQKRMPKEKGEGGAGSRGKEGPRATCASEEVGTETSETGLSLQPPSADPAPDVNQSPRVKPRAKAGSRSRNSTLTSLCVLSHYPFFSTFRECLYTLKRLVDCCSERLLGKKLGIPRGIQRDTMWRIFTGSLLVEEKSSALLHDLREIEAWIYRLLRSPVPVSGQKRVDIEVLPQELQQALTFALPDPSRFTLVDFPLHLPLELLGVDACLQVLTCILLEHKVVLQSRDYNALSMSVMAFVAMIYPLEYMFPVIPLLPTCMASAEQLLLAPTPYIIGVPASFFLYKLDFKMPDDVWLVDLDSNRVIAPTNAEVLPTLPEPESLELKKHLKQALASMSLNTQPILNLEKFHEGQEIPLLLGRPSNDLQSTPSTEFNPLIYGNDVDSVDVATRVAMVRFFNSPNVLQGFQMHTRTLRLFPRPVVAFQAGSFLASRPRQTPFAEKLARTQAVEYFGEWILNPTNYAFQRIHNNMFDPALIGDKPKWYAHQLQPIHYRVYDSNSQLAEALSVPPERDSDSEPTDDSGSDSMDYDDSSSSYSSLGDFVSEMMKCDINGDTPNVDPLTHAALGDASEVKIDELQNQKESEEVGPESKNSQENPPLRSSSSITASSSPSTVIHGANAEPADSTEVDDKAAVGVSKPLSAVPSSMGKSNTDRHQTEIGEGSVRRRTYDNPYFEPQYGLPPEEDDDEQGESYTPRFSQHVNGNRAQKLLRPNSLKLASDSEAESDSRASSPTSTISNNSTEGFGGIMSFASSLYRNHSTSFSLSNLTLPTKGAREKTTPFPSLKVFGLNTLMEIVTEAGPGSGEGNRRALVDQKSSVIKHSPTVKREPPSPQGRSSNSSENQQFLKEVVHSVLDGQGVGWLNMKKVRRLLESEQLRVFVLSKLNRSVQSEDDARQDAIPDVEVSRKVYKGMLDLLKCTVLSLEQSYAHAGLGGMASIFGLLEIAQTHYYSKEPDKRKKSPTESVNTPVGKDPGLSGRGDPKAMAQLRVPQLGPRAPSAAGKGPRELDTRSLKEENFVASVGPEVIKSVFETEEKKSQISADSGVSLTSGSQRTDPDSVIGVSPAVMIRSSSQDSEVSTVVSNSSGETLGADSDLSSNAGDGPGGEGSAHLASSRGTLSDSEIETNSATSTIFGKAHSLKPSVKEKLVGSPVRSSEDVSQRVYLYEGLLGRDKGSMWDQLEDAAMETFSISKERSTLWDQMQFWEDAFLDAVMLEREGMGMDQGPQEMIDRYLSLGEHDRKRLEDDEDRLLATLLHNLISYMLLMKVNKNDIRKKVRRLMGKSHIGLVYSQQINEVLDQLANLNGRDLAIRSSGSRHMKKQTFVVHAGTDTNGDIFFMEVCDDCVVLRSNIGTVYERWWYEKLINMTYCPKTKVLCLWRRNGSETQLNKFYTKKCRELYYCVKDSMERAAARQQSIKPGPELGGEFPVQDMKTGEGGLLQVTLEGINLKFMHSQFLKLKKW, from the exons ATGGTGCAAAAGAAGAAGCTCTGTCCTCGGTTACTTGATTATCTAGTGATCGTAGGGGCCAG GCACCCGAGCAGTGATAGTGTGGCCCAGACTCCTGAATTACTACGGCGGTACCCCTTGGAGGACCACTCCGAGTTTCCCCTGCCCCCAGATGTAGTGTTCTTCTGCCAGCCTGAGGGCTGTCTGAGTGTGCGTCAGCGGCGCATGAGTCTGCGGGATGACACTTCTTTCGTCTTCACCCTCACTGACAAGGACACTGGAGTCACTCGTTATGGCATCTGTGTTAACTTCTACCGCTCCTTCCAGAAGCGTATGCctaaagaaaagggggaaggTGGGGCAGGGTCACGTGGGAAGGAAGGACCCCGTGCCACTTGTGCATCAGAAGAGGTTGGCACTGAGACCTCAGAGACCGGCCTGTCCTTGCAACCCCCCAGTGCTGACCCCGCCCCCGATGTGAATCAGTCTCCTCGGGTCAAACCCCGGGCCAAGGCAGGGAGCCGTTCACGCAATAGTACTCTGACATCCCTGTGTGTGCTCAGCCACTATCCCTTCTTCTCCACCTTCCGAGAATGTCTGTACACCCTCAAACGTCTTGTGGACTGCTGCAGCGAGCGGCTGCTGGGCAAGAAACTGGGCATCCCTCGAGGCATACAAAG GGACACTATGTGGCGCATCTTTACTGGATCATTGCTAGTGGAGGAGAAGTCAAGTGCCCTTCTTCATGACCTTCGAGAGATTGAGGCCTGGATCTATCGATTGCTTCGTTCCCCAGTGCCCGTCTCTGGGCAGAAGCGAGTAGACATTGAGGTCCTACCCCAGGAGCTCCAACAAGCTCTGACCTTTGCTCTTCCAGACCCTTCTCGATTCACCCTGGTGGATTTCCCACTGCACCTTCCCTTGGAACTTCTGGGTGTGGATGCCTGTCTTCAGGTGCTAACCTGCATCCTCTTAGAGCACAAG GTGGTGCTACAGTCCCGAGACTACAATGCCCTCTCCATGTCTGTGATGGCATTTGTGGCGATGATCTACCCACTGGAGTATATGTTTCCTGTAATCCCACTGCTGCCCACCTGCATGGCATCGGCAGAACAG CTGCTGTTGGCTCCAACTCCATACATCATCGGGGTCCCTGCCAGCTTCTTCCTCTACAAGCTGGACTTCAAAATGCCTGATGACGTATGGCTGGTGGATCTGGACAGCAATAGG GTGATTGCCCCCACCAATGCAGAGGTGCTCCCAACCCTGCCAGAGCCAGAATCATTAGAGCTGAAGAAGCATCTGAAGCAG GCCCTTGCCAGCATGAGTCTCAACACCCAGCCCATCCTCAATCTGGAAAAATTCCACGAAGGCCAAGAGATCCCCCTTCTCTTGGGAAGGCCTTCTAACGACCTGCAGTCCACACCTTCCACTGAATTCAACCCACTCATCTATGGCAATGATGTGGATTCTGTGGATGTTGCAACGAG AGTGGCCATGGTCCGTTTCTTCAACTCCCCCAACGTGCTGCAGGGCTTCCAGATGCACACACGTACCCTGCGTCTCTTCCCTCGGCCCGTGGTAGCTTTTCAAGCTGGCTCCTTTCTAGCCTCACGTCCCCGGCAGACTCCTTTTGCAGAGAAGCTGGCCAGAACTCAGGCCGTGGAGTACTTCGGAGAATGGATCCTGAACCCCACCAACTACGCCTTCCAGCGAATCCACAACA ACATGTTTGATCCAGCCCTGATTGGTGACAAGCCGAAGTGGTATGCCCATCAGCTACAGCCCATCCATTATCGAGTCTATGATAGCAACTCCCAGCTGGCCGAGGCACTGAGCGTGCCCCCAGAGCGCGactctgactctgagcccactGATGACAG TGGCAGCGATAGTATGGATTATGATGACTCAAGCTCTTCTTACTCCTCCCTTGGTGACTTTGTCAGTGAAATGATGAAGTGTGACATCAATGGTGATACTCCCA ATGTGGATCCGTTGACGCATGCAGCGCTGGGGGATGCCAGCGAGGTGAAGATCGATGAGCTGCAGAACCAGAAGGAATCTGAGGAAGTGGGCCCGGAAAGCAAGAACTCTCAGGAAAACCCGCCGCTGCGCTCCAGCTCCAGCATCACCGCCAGCAGTAGCCCCAGCACCGTCATCCATGGAGCTAATGCT GAACCTGCCGATTCAACGGAGGTGGACGATAAGGCAGCAGTAGGCGTCTCCAAGCCCCTCTCTGCCGTGCCTTCCAGCATGGGCAAATCGAACACGGACAGGCACCAGACAGAAATCGGAGAGGGGTCAGTGCGCCGGCGAACCTATGACAATCCATACTTCGAGCCCCAGTATGGCCTTCCCCCTGAGGAAGATGATGATGAGCAGGGGGAAAGTTACACTCCCCGATTCAGCCAACATGTCAATGGCAATCG GGCTCAAAAGCTGCTGCGGCCCAACAGCTTGAAACTGGCAAGCGACTCTGAGGCAGAGTCCGACTCTCGCGCAAGTTCACCCACCTCCACCATCTCCAACAACAGCACCGAGGGCTTCGGGGGCATCATGTCTTTTGCCA GCAGCCTATATCGAAACCACAGTACGAGCTTCAGTCTTTCAAACCTCACACTGCCCACCAAAGGTGCGCGAGAGAAGACCACACCCTTCCCCAGTCTGAAAG TATTTGGGCTAAATACTCTAATGGAGATTGTTACTGAAGCCGGCCCCGGGAGTGGTGAAG GAAACAGGAGGGCCTTAGTGGACCAGAAGTCATCTGTTATTAAACACAGCCCAACAGTGAAAAGAGAGCCTCCATCACCTCAGGGTCGATCCAGCAATTCTAG TGAGAACCAGCAGTTCCTGAAGGAGGTGGTCCACAGCGTGCTGGATGGCCAGGGCGTTGGCTGGCTCAACATGAAAAAGGTGCGTCGGCTACTGGAGAGCGAGCAGCTGCGAGTCTTTGTCCTGAGCAAGCTGAATCGCTCAGTGCAGTCAGAGGACGATGCCCGGCAGGACGCCATCCCCGACGTG GAGGTCAGTCGGAAGGTATACAAGGGGATGCTAGACCTGCTCAAGTGCACGGTGCTCAGCCTGGAGCAGTCCTACGCCCACGCGGGTCTGGGGGGTATGGCCAGCATCTTTGGGCTTCTGGAGATTGCCCAGACCCACTACTATAGCAAAG AACCAGACAAGCGGAAGAAAAGTCCAACAGAGAGTGTAAATACCCCAGTCGGCAAGGATCCTGGCCTGTCCGGGCGGGGGGACCCAAAGGCCATGGCACAGCTGAGAGTTCCCCAGCTGGGACCTCGGGCACCAAGTGCTGCAGGAAAGGGTCCCAGAGAACTAGACACCAGaagtttaaaggaagaaaattttgtaGCATCTGTTG GGCCCGAAGTCATCAAATCCGTCTTtgagacagaggagaaaaagtCCCAGATCAGTGCGGACAGTGGCGTGAGCCTGACATCTGGTTCCCAG AGGACTGATCCAGACTCTGTCATTGGTGTGAGTCCAGCCGTTATGATCCGAAGCTCAAGTCAGGACTCTGAAGTTAGCACCGTG gtGAGTAATAGCTCTGGAGAGACCCTTGGAGCAGACAGTGACCTGAGCAGCAACGCGGGTGATGGTCCAGGCGGTGAGGGCAGCGCCCACTTGGCCAGCTCTCGGGGCACCTTGTCTGATAGTGAAATTGAGACCAACTCTGCTACCAGCACCATCTTT GGGAAAGCCCACAGCTTGAAGCCAAGTGTCAAGGAGAAGCTGGTGGGCAGCCCAGTTCGCTCGTCTGAGGATGTAAGCCAGCGAGTCTATCTCTACGAGGGACTCCTAG GAAGGGACAAAGGATCGATGTGGGACCAGTTAGAGGATGCGGCTATGGAGACCTTTTCTATAA GCAAAGAACGTTCTACTTTATGGGACCAAATGCAGTTCTGGGAAGACGCGTTCTTAGATGCTGTGATgttggagagagaaggaatgggtATGGACCAGGGTCCCCAGGAAATGATCGACAG GTACCTGTCCCTGGGAGAGCATGACCGGAAGCGCCTGGAGGATGATGAAGATCGTTTGTTGGCCACGCTTTTGCACAACCTCATCTCTTACATGCTACTGATGAAG GTAAATAAGAATGACATCCGAAAGAAGGTGAGGCGCCTAATGGGCAAGTCGCATATTGGGCTTGTGTACAGCCAGCAAATCAACGAAGTGCTTGATCAGCTGGCGAACCTG AATGGACGTGATCTCGCTATCCGGTCCAGTGGCAGCCGGCACATGAAGAAGCAAACATTTGTGGTACATGCAGGGACAGACACAAATGGAGATATCTTCTTCATGGAG GTGTGTGATGACTGCGTGGTCCTGCGGAGTAACATCGGGACGGTGTACGAACGCTGGTGGTACGAGAAGCTCATCAACATGACCTACTGCCCCAAGACCAAGGTGCTGTGCCTGTGGCGCAGAAATGGCTCTGAGACTCAGCTCAACAAGTTCTATACCAAGAAG TGTCGGGAACTGTACTACTGCGTGAAGGACAGCATGGAGAGAGCCGCGGCCCGACAGCAGAGCATCAAACCCG GCCCTGAACTGGGTGGCGAGTTCCCTGTGCAGGACATGAAGACTGGTGAGGGCGGCTTGCTGCAGGTCACCCTAGAAGGGATCAATCTCAAGTTCATGCACAGCCAG